In Flavobacteriales bacterium, a single window of DNA contains:
- a CDS encoding fructose-bisphosphate aldolase (catalyzes the formation of glycerone phosphate and D-glyceraldehyde 3-phosphate from D-fructose 1,6-bisphosphate), producing DIGFGKTHNLVYSDLTTDHPIDLCRYQVANCYMGKIGLINSGGESKGESDLQDAVTTAVINKRGGGQGLISGRKAFQRPMNEGIQLLNSIQDVYLADEINLA from the coding sequence CAGATATAGGGTTTGGCAAAACACATAATCTCGTATATAGCGATTTAACAACTGATCACCCAATAGATTTATGCAGATATCAAGTAGCTAATTGTTATATGGGTAAAATCGGTTTAATTAATTCTGGTGGTGAATCGAAAGGAGAATCTGATTTGCAGGATGCCGTTACAACTGCGGTAATAAACAAACGTGGTGGCGGACAAGGATTAATTTCTGGGCGCAAAGCATTCCAAAGGCCTATGAATGAAGGCATACAACTTTTGAATTCAATTCAAGATGTATATCTTGCCGACGAAATAAATTTAGCATAA